From the Montipora capricornis isolate CH-2021 chromosome 2, ASM3666992v2, whole genome shotgun sequence genome, one window contains:
- the LOC138037030 gene encoding melanocortin receptor 5-like — translation MSFLVNSTIHERRTFNDSETREDRLIFDPGALVIFTILCTLVSLFGCAGNSLVMLAVLKSESLRSVPDFFISSLAFSDFTVCLVYLPLTIFYYNNLASPATDRDSPLPIVRNFFGHCSLVASVNNMFAVTVDRVIAIRLPMKYPSIMTIKPALFAIFFVWLIAVTYGALYAPPNIIPHVIVSSHNLTLMLCTMSMYAYLYFIARRQENKVQIPSSFSQSQRQAVTARQISEKKAAKTIFTIVGIYALCWLPLILLPIFVNPSKKPILFRKCFAWVQVILVCNSALNPYVYCVRCHKYRREFAKLLHIKVSEDNIHAASAANRKKCQGSVRVK, via the coding sequence ATGTCCTTTTTGGTGAACTCAACGATACACGAACGTAGAACTTTCAACGACTCGGAAACGAGAGAGGACCGCCTCATTTTTGATCCAGGAGCTCTCGTAATTTTCACCATTTTATGCACTTTGGTAAGTCTCTTTGGCTGCGCTGGAAATTCTTTGGTCATGCTTGCTGTATTGAAATCTGAGAGCCTCCGAAGCGTCCCGGATTTCTTCATATCAAGTCTGGCATTTTCGGATTTTACTGTTTGCCTCGTTTACTTGCCCTTGACTATCTTCTACTACAACAATCTGGCAAGTCCAGCGACTGATCGAGACTCCCCCCTTCCCATAGTGAGAAATTTCTTCGGCCATTGTTCTTTGGTTGCTTCGGTTAACAACATGTTCGCAGTTACGGTTGATCGTGTAATCGCTATACGCCTTCCAATGAAATACCCATCCATAATGACAATCAAACCAGCTTTGTTTGCCATCTTTTTCGTTTGGCTGATCGCTGTCACCTACGGAGCACTCTACGCCCCGCCGAATATAATTCCCCACGTCATTGTTAGTAGCCACAACTTAACTTTGATGCTGTGCACGATGAGTATGTACGCTTATCTTTACTTTATCGCCAGGCGTCAAGAAAATAAAGTTCAAATACCAAGCTCATTCTCTCAGTCACAAAGACAGGCCGTCACCGCACGACAAATTTCGGAGAAGAAAGCAGCAAAAACTATTTTCACCATAGTCGGAATTTATGCCTTGTGTTGGTTGCCACTCATACTTCTTCCCATCTTTGTGAATCCCTCCAAAAAGCCGATTTTGTTCAGAAAATGTTTCGCTTGGGTGCAGGTGATATTAGTGTGTAACTCAGCCCTGAATCCGTACGTTTACTGTGTGAGGTGTCACAAATATCGAAGAGAGTTCGCAAAACTCTTGCATATAAAAGTGTCCGAAGACAATATTCATGCGGCCTCTGCGGCAAATAGGAAAAAATGTCAGGGTAGCGTTCGCGTCAAATAA